Proteins encoded by one window of Streptomyces clavuligerus:
- a CDS encoding arginase family protein, with product MQELTEPGARAWNGLAVPRGAAEQPDVVVIGVPFEGGAGGAGGASLGPGRVRELSNRLKTTDRRGRDASRLRLLDRGDVETWRFDLPRTIDHVREVYRSVFDEVTAPVLTFGGDHSLTYPIVCSAARGRDLGLVWFDAHPDVLDGYQGSTISHGSPLRRIVEEGAVAPENVLLVGTRAYDAGEVDFIRANGINEVPAAAFTDDPAGARQRYLRQLAEISGRVGAFYVTVDIDVLDASCVPGTGTPVAGGIGSGELLGLLEGLPEPVLAYDIVEFAPSHDVGGMTGHAVMAITTAFLARIAAARD from the coding sequence GTGCAGGAGCTGACGGAGCCGGGCGCCCGGGCCTGGAACGGCCTCGCCGTTCCGCGCGGCGCGGCGGAACAGCCGGACGTGGTCGTCATCGGGGTGCCCTTCGAGGGCGGCGCGGGCGGCGCGGGCGGCGCCTCGCTGGGCCCCGGCCGGGTGCGCGAGCTGTCGAACCGGCTGAAGACGACCGACCGGCGCGGCCGGGACGCCTCCCGGCTGCGCCTGCTCGACCGGGGGGACGTGGAGACCTGGCGCTTCGACCTGCCCCGGACGATCGACCATGTCCGGGAGGTCTACCGGTCGGTGTTCGACGAGGTCACCGCACCCGTGCTGACCTTCGGCGGCGACCACTCGCTCACCTACCCGATCGTCTGCTCCGCCGCCCGGGGCCGGGATCTGGGGCTGGTCTGGTTCGACGCCCACCCGGATGTCCTCGACGGCTACCAGGGCTCCACCATCTCCCACGGCTCCCCGCTGCGGCGGATCGTCGAGGAGGGTGCCGTCGCCCCGGAGAACGTGCTGCTCGTCGGCACCCGCGCCTATGACGCGGGCGAGGTCGACTTCATCCGCGCGAACGGCATCAACGAGGTGCCCGCGGCGGCCTTCACGGACGACCCGGCCGGGGCCCGGCAGAGGTATCTGCGGCAGCTCGCGGAGATCTCCGGGCGCGTCGGCGCGTTCTATGTCACGGTCGACATCGATGTCCTGGACGCCTCCTGCGTCCCCGGCACCGGCACCCCGGTGGCGGGCGGGATCGGCAGCGGCGAGCTGCTGGGTCTGCTGGAGGGGCTTCCGGAGCCCGTACTCGCCTATGACATCGTGGAGTTCGCACCGAGCCATGACGTCGGCGGCATGACCGGGCACGCCGTCATGGCGATCACCACCGCCTTCCTGGCCCGTATCGCCGCCGCACGCGACTGA
- a CDS encoding isochorismatase family cysteine hydrolase, whose product MSRYAVLTNDLQRDLVDKNEQRKANVERMTPDFLRFLSELRELAVPVIHLQLIYDEGDKKLELHDGRIPVLRGTPGAELLPEFVHPSDVVMEKKKDSGFFETKLHEYLEEHAIDTLIITGMQAQVCIQTTAADAHFRGYNVVVPSDGVVSTRDEDRVRALEWLASYCAVVTPMADVVARVRDGAGFDFSVQALP is encoded by the coding sequence ATGTCCCGATACGCGGTCCTGACCAACGACCTCCAGCGCGACCTGGTCGACAAGAACGAACAGCGCAAGGCCAACGTGGAACGGATGACTCCGGACTTTCTGCGCTTCCTCTCGGAGCTGCGGGAACTGGCGGTCCCGGTCATCCACCTCCAGCTCATCTATGACGAGGGCGACAAGAAGCTCGAACTCCACGACGGCCGCATCCCGGTGCTGAGAGGCACGCCCGGGGCGGAGCTGCTGCCGGAGTTCGTCCACCCCTCGGACGTCGTCATGGAGAAGAAGAAGGACAGCGGCTTCTTCGAGACAAAGCTCCACGAGTACCTGGAGGAGCACGCGATCGACACCCTGATCATCACCGGGATGCAGGCCCAGGTCTGCATCCAGACCACCGCCGCCGACGCGCACTTCCGCGGCTACAACGTGGTCGTCCCCTCCGACGGCGTCGTCTCGACGCGGGACGAGGACCGGGTCAGGGCGCTGGAGTGGCTCGCCTCGTACTGCGCGGTGGTGACCCCGATGGCCGATGTGGTCGCCCGTGTCCGGGACGGGGCCGGGTTCGACTTCTCCGTCCAGGCACTGCCGTAG